One window of the Prinia subflava isolate CZ2003 ecotype Zambia chromosome 1, Cam_Psub_1.2, whole genome shotgun sequence genome contains the following:
- the CHST9 gene encoding carbohydrate sulfotransferase 9 isoform X2 gives MRQKAESGKRLQQETINQDFTLQPLGMPRKAAWRRSAPVNLSSHEMAVSSSRHWQGRADPLGVVFASSGSRLPEPQKVSEPPLSWLRGVYLPPALHPLNKTFVKGGEWQDTDSTQEKRRAFLQGFCRKYNSRKKLQTHLVHLVSRIYVEDRHKILYCEVPKAGCSNWKRVLMVLSGLAASANNISHDDVHYGKHLRKLDSYDLKGISTRLNMYTKFIFVRDPMERLVSAFRDKFEHPNSYYHPVFGKAIIKKYRHNADEEALKTGSGVKFKEFIQYLLDSHRPVGMDIHWEQVSKLCYPCLINYDFIGKFETLEEDANYFLQLIGAPASLKFPKFKDRHSSDERTSTEVVRQYLKELSKEERQLTYDFYYLDYLMFNYTSPLI, from the coding sequence GATTTCACACTCCAGCCTCTGGGGATGCCAAGGAAAGCAGCGTGGAGGAGAAGTGCTCCTGTGAACCTCAGTAGCCACGAGatggctgtctccagcagcaggcactggcagggcagggctgaccCTCTCGGTGTGGTATTTGCCTCCTCGGGGAGCCGACTGCCTGAGCCGCAGAAGGTGAGTGAGCCCCCTCTCAGCTGGCTCAGAGGGGTGTACttgcctcctgctctgcacccctTAAACAAGACCTTCGTCAAGGGTGGGGAGTGGCAGGACACAGACAGCACCCAGGAAAAGCGCAGGGCCTTCCTGCAGGGCTTCTGCAGGAAATACAACAGCAGAAAGAAGCTGCAAACCCACCTGGTGCACCTGGTGTCCAGAATTTACGTGGAGGACAGGCACAAGATTCTGTACTGCGAAGTGCCAAAAGCAGGCTGCTCCAACTGGAAAAGGGTCCTCATGGTGCTCAGTGGACTCGCTGCCTCAGCAAACAACATCTCCCACGATGATGTGCACTATGGAAAGCACCTAAGGAAACTGGACAGTTACGACCTAAAAGGGATCTCCACGCGCTTGAACATGTACACCAAGTTCATATTTGTACGTGATCCTATGGAAAGACTGGTATCTGCCTTCAGGGATAAGTTTGAACATCCAAACAGCTATTACCATCCGGTGTTTGGGAAGGCAATAATTAAAAAGTATAGACATAATGCAGATGAGGAAGCACTGAAAACAGGATCAGGAGTCAAGTTCAAGGAATTTATCCAATACTTGCTAGATTCCCACAGACCAGTAGGAATGGACATTCACTGGGAGCAAGTCAGTAAGCTCTGCTATCCCTGCCTCATCAACTATGATTTTATAGGGAAGTTTGAAACCCTGGAAGAAGATGCCAATTACTTTCTGCAGCTGATAGGTGCTCCAGCCAGTCTGAAGTTCCCTAAATTCAAAGACAGACATTCCTCTGACGAGAGAACAAGTACAGAGGTAGTGAGGCAATATTTGAAGGAATTGTCTAAGGAGGAGAGACAGCTAACCTATGACTTCTATTACTTGGATTACTTAATGTTCAATTATACATCACCACTCATATAG